GAAGTCGCTGAACGAGTATCCACCCTTGGCTTTGAGCCATTGGGTACTCCAAAGGCTCAGGCTGAAGACCGTACTGCTTTGAAGTACGACCTCAACCGCGCTAACACCCAAGACCACCTCGCGGCTATCGATGAGTTGTACACCACCGTCATCGAAAACGTTCGTGAGTCCTTGAAGGTCTCCGGCGATATCGATCCAATCACCGAAGACATCTTCATCGCACAGTCTGCGGAGCTCGAGAAGTTCCAGTGGTTCGTGCGCGCACACCTTGACAAGGCTTAAGCTTCGCGGTTTGAGCACCTGTCACTGAGGCTCTAATAAAGGAGTGGAACAGAAGCGGAGACCATCCAAGAACGGATGGCCTCCGCTTCTGCTATGTGCGTAATCTTCGCGTAGGTTGGGCGGCGAAGTCGATGAGTGTCGATGAGTGTCGATGGGGAAGGAAATACGATGACCTTTTTACAAAGGTACGAGGACTTCTACGGACAATACCGTCAGAAATTTGAAGACACGGAAGTCCCTAAAGCACTAGCCACATTGTCAGCAGATGCGCGGCGGCGAGTAGAAAACGGGGAAGGGGAGTTCCCCATTGAGCTGCTCGCA
This region of Corynebacterium casei LMG S-19264 genomic DNA includes:
- the dps gene encoding DNA starvation/stationary phase protection protein Dps encodes the protein MTQYTVPGLSDVDSKKLSEELQARLNDYNDLHLILKHAHWNVVGPNFIAVHEMLDPQIELVRGYADEVAERVSTLGFEPLGTPKAQAEDRTALKYDLNRANTQDHLAAIDELYTTVIENVRESLKVSGDIDPITEDIFIAQSAELEKFQWFVRAHLDKA